Proteins encoded in a region of the Dreissena polymorpha isolate Duluth1 chromosome 6, UMN_Dpol_1.0, whole genome shotgun sequence genome:
- the LOC127834584 gene encoding uncharacterized protein KIAA1958 homolog isoform X1, producing the protein MDELENNEINLLFSNIFDFDDFFNEMNEQDDDSASKSQEITPAAPTAGAATSAPPPLVTASTQEEKEQNPTSTPTRNFRSVSLDSFLLENENLNTKKKTDNDIRLFKTFLKSHKNEARNIENIPPHELNPLVCEFLLGVTKKDGSEYEPTSLRAFLSSIDRHLRHMNYKHSLINDPEFAKVREVLKSKQKALKKEGYGNKPHQAQALTNEHIEAMYAAKTLGESSPRALLHSLWLICTTHFGMRIGKEIHTLCWGDVSLGIDFETGEEFITFDTERQTKTRTGENPRDIRKVKPRAYAVPEQPDRDPVHLYKLYADKRPVDMMTEDSPFFLTPGNKTQQCWFRKSAMGINKLYSIMTEMKTDAGIQEPRITPYSARKHLIQKLNDENVPAHQIIQISGHRNINSLNNYSSLNKEQSKNISKILSHSNQSVEKHNRTATATASATSSDFPMARGFFVNSHFQGNVTFNFHNSESYMGLSQTQNVVNHQRQSPSRTPAVTADSPVQRHYKRIRLIAESDSD; encoded by the exons atggatgaattggaaaacaatgaaataaatcttcttttctcaaatatctttgactttgatgacttttttaatgaaatgaatgaacaagatgatgacagcgcttcaaaatcacaagaaataacaCCAGCAGCACCAACAGCAGGAGCAGCAACATCAGCCCCACCACCACTGGTAACAGCATCAACacaggaagaaaaagaacaaaacccaacatcaacaccaacaaggaatttcagatctgtaagtttggatagctttctgcttgaaaacgaaaatttaaatacaaaaaagaaaaccgacaatgacatcagacttttcaaaactttcctaaaaagtcacaaaaatgaggcaagaaatattgaaaatatacctcctcatgaattgaaccctctggtctgcgagtttttgttgggtgtgactaaaaaagatggatcagagtatgaacccacatctttgagggcatttttaagctcaatcgacaggcatttaaggcacatgaactacaagcactctttgataaatgaccctgaatttgccaaagtgagggaagtattaaaaagtaaacaaaaagctctgaaaaaagaaggttatggaaataaaccgcatcaagcccaggcattaacaaatgaacatattgaagctatgtacgcagctaaaactctgggagaatcaagcccaagagctctattacactcactgtggcttatatgtacaacccattttgggatgagaattggcaaggaaattcacaccctatgctggggtgatgtcagccttggaatcgattttgaaactggtgaagaattcatcaccttcgacactgagcgtcagacaaaaacccgtactggtgaaaatcctagggatataag gaaagtcaagccacgggcatatgcagttcccgaacaacctgacagagatccggtgcatctctacaagctatatgccgacaaacgccctgttgacatgatgacagaagacagccccttcttcttaactcctggcaacaagacacagcaatgctggttcaggaagtctgccatgggaataaacaagctatacagcataatgaccgagatgaaaacagatgctggtattcaagagccaagaatcaccccatacag tgcaagaaagcacttgattcagaagctgaatgacgagaatgttcctgctcatcaaataatacagatttcagggcacagaaatattaacagcttaaataattacagcagtttgaacaaggaacagtcaaaaaatatttcaaaaatactttctcattcaaaccagtcagttgaaaagcacaaccgcacagccactgccactgcgtcagccacatcaagtgattttccgatggcccgaggattttttgtcaactcacatttccagggcaatgtaacatttaattttcacaactctgaatcttacatgggcctttcccagacacagaacgtagtcaatcaccagaggcaatctccatcccgtacaccggcggtaaccgcagattcccctgtacagcgacactacaagcgaatccgtcttattgcagagagtgacagtgattga
- the LOC127834594 gene encoding uncharacterized protein LOC127834594, whose protein sequence is MGINKLYSIMTEMKTDAGIQEPRITPYSARKHLIQKLNDENVPAHQIIQISGHRNINSLNNYSSLNKEQSKNISKILSHSNQSVEKHNRTATATASATSSDFPMARGFFVNSHFQGNVTFNFHNSESYMGLSQTQNVVNHQRQSPSRTPAVTADSPVQRHYKRIRLIAESDSD, encoded by the exons atgggaataaacaagctatacagcataatgaccgagatgaaaacagatgctggtattcaagagccaagaatcaccccatacag tgcaagaaagcacttgattcagaagctgaatgacgagaatgttcctgctcatcaaataatacagatttcagggcacagaaatattaacagcttaaataattacagcagtttgaacaaggaacagtcaaaaaatatttcaaaaatactttctcattcaaaccagtcagttgaaaagcacaaccgcacagccactgccactgcgtcagccacatcaagtgattttccgatggcccgaggattttttgtcaactcacatttccagggcaatgtaacatttaattttcacaactctgaatcttacatgggcctttcccagacacagaacgtagtcaatcaccagaggcaatctccatcccgtacaccggcggtaaccgcagattcccctgtacagcgacactacaagcgaatccgtcttattgcagagagtgacagtgattga
- the LOC127834584 gene encoding uncharacterized protein KIAA1958 homolog isoform X2: MTFFNEMNEQDDDSASKSQEITPAAPTAGAATSAPPPLVTASTQEEKEQNPTSTPTRNFRSVSLDSFLLENENLNTKKKTDNDIRLFKTFLKSHKNEARNIENIPPHELNPLVCEFLLGVTKKDGSEYEPTSLRAFLSSIDRHLRHMNYKHSLINDPEFAKVREVLKSKQKALKKEGYGNKPHQAQALTNEHIEAMYAAKTLGESSPRALLHSLWLICTTHFGMRIGKEIHTLCWGDVSLGIDFETGEEFITFDTERQTKTRTGENPRDIRKVKPRAYAVPEQPDRDPVHLYKLYADKRPVDMMTEDSPFFLTPGNKTQQCWFRKSAMGINKLYSIMTEMKTDAGIQEPRITPYSARKHLIQKLNDENVPAHQIIQISGHRNINSLNNYSSLNKEQSKNISKILSHSNQSVEKHNRTATATASATSSDFPMARGFFVNSHFQGNVTFNFHNSESYMGLSQTQNVVNHQRQSPSRTPAVTADSPVQRHYKRIRLIAESDSD; the protein is encoded by the exons atgactttttttaatgaaatgaatgaacaagatgatgacagcgcttcaaaatcacaagaaataacaCCAGCAGCACCAACAGCAGGAGCAGCAACATCAGCCCCACCACCACTGGTAACAGCATCAACacaggaagaaaaagaacaaaacccaacatcaacaccaacaaggaatttcagatctgtaagtttggatagctttctgcttgaaaacgaaaatttaaatacaaaaaagaaaaccgacaatgacatcagacttttcaaaactttcctaaaaagtcacaaaaatgaggcaagaaatattgaaaatatacctcctcatgaattgaaccctctggtctgcgagtttttgttgggtgtgactaaaaaagatggatcagagtatgaacccacatctttgagggcatttttaagctcaatcgacaggcatttaaggcacatgaactacaagcactctttgataaatgaccctgaatttgccaaagtgagggaagtattaaaaagtaaacaaaaagctctgaaaaaagaaggttatggaaataaaccgcatcaagcccaggcattaacaaatgaacatattgaagctatgtacgcagctaaaactctgggagaatcaagcccaagagctctattacactcactgtggcttatatgtacaacccattttgggatgagaattggcaaggaaattcacaccctatgctggggtgatgtcagccttggaatcgattttgaaactggtgaagaattcatcaccttcgacactgagcgtcagacaaaaacccgtactggtgaaaatcctagggatataag gaaagtcaagccacgggcatatgcagttcccgaacaacctgacagagatccggtgcatctctacaagctatatgccgacaaacgccctgttgacatgatgacagaagacagccccttcttcttaactcctggcaacaagacacagcaatgctggttcaggaagtctgccatgggaataaacaagctatacagcataatgaccgagatgaaaacagatgctggtattcaagagccaagaatcaccccatacag tgcaagaaagcacttgattcagaagctgaatgacgagaatgttcctgctcatcaaataatacagatttcagggcacagaaatattaacagcttaaataattacagcagtttgaacaaggaacagtcaaaaaatatttcaaaaatactttctcattcaaaccagtcagttgaaaagcacaaccgcacagccactgccactgcgtcagccacatcaagtgattttccgatggcccgaggattttttgtcaactcacatttccagggcaatgtaacatttaattttcacaactctgaatcttacatgggcctttcccagacacagaacgtagtcaatcaccagaggcaatctccatcccgtacaccggcggtaaccgcagattcccctgtacagcgacactacaagcgaatccgtcttattgcagagagtgacagtgattga
- the LOC127834590 gene encoding guanidinobutyrase-like — protein sequence MSSGVLRRTICSFKHVFRARYVSSSTAKMKFNEPLSGHDMPRAGGIASMMRLPIQHTSEGLDACFVGVPLDIGTSNRSGTRYGPRQIRCESSLLRRVNTATGACPFDSMQVADVGDVNLNLYHLPKACEDIRRHFLGLIRNGCVPLAMGGDHTMTYPILQAIKERYGPVGLVHIDAHSDTNDLMLGEKIAHGTPFRRAMEEGCLVGNKVIQIGLRGSGYGLDDYEWGKSQGFRMVPVHDCWHKSLVPLMAEVRNMMGSHPIYISFDIDGLDPSFAPGTGTPEIGGLTSIQGLEIVRGCRGLNIVGGDLVEVSPPYDVQGTTALTGANLLFEMLCVLPKCKYGLR from the exons ATGTCTTCCGGGGTGTTAAGGCGGACTATTTGCAGCTTTAAACATGTCTTTCGTGCAAGATATGTTTCTAGTTCGACAGCCAAAATGAAATTCAACGAGCCGTTGTCTGGTCACGATATGCCACGCGCAGGTGGCATTGCCTCCATGATGCGATTGCCGATTCAACATACGTCTGAAG GCTTGGATGCCTGTTTTGTGGGAGTTCCGTTAGATATTGGAACATCGAACCGATCTGGCACTAGGTATGGTCCGAGGCAGATACGCTGCGAATCATCACTGCTGCGCAGAGTTAACACTGCTACAg GTGCGTGTCCTTTTGACTCGATGCAAGTGGCAGATGTGGGGGATGTGAACCTGAATCTGTACCACCTGCCCAAGGCCTGCGAGGACATTCGCAGACACTTCCTTGGGCTCATTAGGAATGGTTGTGTGCCCCTAGCAATGGGAGGTGACCATACCATGACGTACCCAATCCTGCAGGCAATCAAG GAGAGATATGGTCCGGTAGGTCTAGTGCACATAGATGCTCACTCTGACACCAATGACCTCATGTTGGGAGAGAAGATAGCCCATGGGACTCCATTCAGGCGGGCTATGGAGGAGGGGTGTCTGGTGGGCAACAAGGTCATACAGATAGGGCTGCGGGGCTCTGGCTACGGCCTGGATGACTATGAGTGGGGCAAGTCTCAG GGTTTCCGCATGGTGCCTGTCCATGACTGCTGGCACAAATCCCTTGTGCCACTTATGGCTGAGGTGCGGAATATGATGGGGAGCCATCCCATTTACATTTCCTTTGATATTGATGGGCTTGATCCAAGCTTTGCACCAGGAACTG GAACTCCAGAGATCGGGGGTCTGACCTCCATTCAGGGCCTGGAGATAGTGCGAGGCTGTAGAGGGTTGAACATTGTTGGAGGAGATCTTGTTGAG GTGTCTCCTCCATATGATGTGCAGGGTACTACAGCCCTGACTGGTGCCAACTTGTTGTTTGAAATGCTCTGTGTCTTGCCCAAGTGTAAATATGGCTTGCGATAA